The Sorangiineae bacterium MSr11367 genome window below encodes:
- a CDS encoding bifunctional metallophosphatase/5'-nucleotidase, giving the protein MRLRRSILVLLPLLAAASVPFVISSCTGDDTLLNNNGVDATTDHAADVQADAASPVKVQILGINDFHGNLDPPVGSGGIIPAAPGDPEIGPDAGAKPRDGGTINDVPAGGAAYLAAHIAKLKAANPNTAIVSSGDLTGASPLVSALFHDEPAVHVMNAIGLDFNGVGNHEFDHGVPELRRLQYGGCHPDECAGGAADYPGASFQYLAANVDVAKDKTVFPPYAIKDFGSVKVAFIGMTLKDTPSVTIPSAIAGLTFDDEVATVNALLPEIKKENVSAIVVLLHQGNIPTDGTTYDGCGINSGVIADIATKLDPAIDVVLSAHSHQPYNCTLGGKLVTSAASFGRVVTQIELTIDPAQHKVTAKTAKNHAVTRDIAPDPTVQGIVAKYTELAAPRANKVIGRITGPLTRVQSGESNLGDVIADAMLAAAQKPGLLAKVAFMNPGGIRSDIPCAANDCSASKPSPVTYAQAFTSQPFGNYLVTMTLTGAQIRDILQQQFNVTPARFLQVAGIKYTYTGTTVDVSSIQIAGAAMVLDQSYRVVTNNFVAAGGDGFTVFKQGTEVTNAGPDGTIVDIDALTAYLTAHDPLTPPTLDRIVKR; this is encoded by the coding sequence CGCCGCGGCGAGCGTTCCTTTCGTCATCTCTTCCTGCACGGGGGACGACACCCTGTTGAACAACAACGGGGTGGACGCGACGACCGACCACGCGGCCGACGTGCAAGCTGATGCCGCGTCCCCCGTCAAAGTGCAGATTCTCGGCATCAACGATTTCCACGGCAACCTCGATCCGCCGGTGGGAAGCGGCGGTATCATCCCCGCCGCACCCGGCGATCCGGAGATCGGTCCCGACGCCGGCGCCAAGCCGCGCGACGGTGGTACCATCAACGACGTGCCCGCGGGCGGTGCTGCCTACCTGGCCGCGCACATCGCCAAGCTCAAAGCGGCGAACCCGAACACGGCCATCGTCTCCTCGGGCGACCTGACGGGGGCGAGTCCTCTCGTTTCGGCGCTGTTCCACGACGAGCCGGCCGTCCACGTGATGAACGCCATCGGGCTCGATTTCAACGGCGTCGGCAACCACGAGTTCGACCACGGCGTGCCCGAGCTGCGCCGCCTCCAGTACGGAGGCTGCCACCCCGACGAATGCGCCGGCGGCGCGGCCGACTATCCGGGCGCCAGCTTTCAGTACCTTGCGGCGAACGTCGACGTGGCGAAGGACAAGACGGTCTTTCCGCCCTACGCCATCAAGGACTTCGGCAGCGTCAAGGTCGCCTTCATCGGGATGACCCTGAAGGATACGCCCTCGGTCACCATCCCGAGCGCGATCGCCGGCCTCACCTTCGACGACGAGGTCGCGACGGTGAATGCGCTGCTGCCCGAGATCAAGAAGGAGAACGTCAGCGCCATCGTCGTGCTGCTCCATCAGGGCAACATCCCCACCGACGGCACCACCTACGACGGGTGCGGTATCAACAGCGGCGTCATTGCCGATATCGCCACCAAGTTGGACCCGGCGATCGACGTGGTGCTCAGCGCGCACTCGCACCAGCCGTACAACTGCACCCTCGGCGGGAAGCTCGTCACCAGCGCCGCATCGTTCGGCCGCGTGGTCACCCAGATCGAGCTCACCATCGACCCGGCGCAGCACAAGGTCACCGCCAAGACGGCGAAGAACCACGCCGTCACGCGCGACATCGCGCCCGATCCGACGGTGCAGGGAATCGTTGCAAAGTACACGGAGCTCGCCGCGCCTCGTGCGAACAAAGTCATCGGGCGCATCACCGGCCCGCTCACGCGCGTCCAGAGCGGGGAGTCGAACCTCGGCGACGTCATCGCCGACGCCATGCTGGCCGCGGCGCAAAAGCCGGGCTTGCTGGCCAAGGTCGCCTTCATGAACCCGGGCGGCATTCGCTCGGACATTCCGTGCGCGGCCAACGACTGCTCGGCCAGCAAGCCGAGCCCGGTCACGTACGCTCAGGCGTTCACCTCGCAGCCGTTTGGCAACTACCTCGTCACCATGACGCTCACGGGTGCGCAGATCCGCGACATCCTGCAGCAGCAGTTCAACGTGACCCCGGCGCGTTTCCTCCAGGTTGCCGGCATCAAGTACACGTACACCGGCACGACGGTGGACGTGTCCTCGATCCAGATCGCCGGCGCAGCCATGGTGCTCGATCAATCGTACCGCGTCGTGACGAACAACTTCGTCGCGGCCGGTGGCGATGGATTCACGGTGTTCAAGCAGGGCACCGAGGTGACGAATGCCGGCCCCGACGGCACCATCGTCGACATCGACGCGCTCACGGCGTACCTCACGGCGCACGATCCGCTCACGCCTCCGACATTGGATCGGATCGTGAAGAGATAA